A region of the Mycoavidus sp. HKI genome:
TTCGCTTGTGCGAAAGCGACTGTAAGGCCAGGCCAGATAAGCCAGATAGCAACTATCCGCTTGCATAGAAAAAGGCGTAAATCAATCACTGTTTACGAAAACGTGCATAAAAGAATCCGTCATGGTCATCCGTATTTGAGTCGCTGCCCGGCAGGGTAGTTGATGGCAGAAGCTGGCCCGGAGCAGTTAATCGTACCGCATCTTGTTGCTTACTTTCAAACCATTGCGCTTGGAGCTCGCCTTCTGTCGGAAAAATAGAACAGGTAGCATAGAGTAATTCACCGCCGGTTTTCAGCAATGGCCAGAGTGCCGCTAAAATGCGGCGCTGTTCGTTGGCCAGCGCCGTCAAATCAGTTGAACGCCTAAGCCAACGGATGTCCGGATGGCGACGCACAATGCCCGAGGCAGAACAAGGGGCATCAATTAGCACTCGATCAAATAATTGCCCATGCCACCATTCCTTGGGAGTGCCTGCGTCACCGATGCACACCGTTGCAGTTAATCGCAAACGATTCAGGTTTTCATTAATACGCTGTGCACGCGCCTGATCCGCCTCCAGTGCCACTAAATCTATATCCGCTAATTCAAGCAAATGCCCCGTCTTACCGCCAGGAGCTGCGCACGCATCGAGTACACGCATACCATTATGCACCTCAAGGAGCGCAGCTGCCCGCTGTGCGCTAGCATCTTGCACCGAAACCACGCCTTGCATAAAGCCAGGCACCCGCTCAACGGGTAATGCGCGCAATAGTCGCACCGCGCTGGGACCAGCCGCTACCGCTGGGATATTTGCCGCATGCAAGACCTCAAGATACGCAGCAACTGTCGAACGGCGCTGATTGACGCGTAAAGTCATGGGCGCATGCGTATTGCCAGTTAACAAAATATTTTGCCAAGCAGCTGGCCAGGCGGCACGCACTTGATCAATCCACCAGAGCGGATAATTCCAGCGGGCGACCGGGTTACTCATGATTTGCGCAAGTAAGGTATCGCGTGAGCGCAGAAAATTACGTAATACCGCATTCACCAGCCCCTTCATTGGACGCGCGTCGCGTTGCGTGCTCACTGCGTGAACGGCCTGATCCACCACAATGAAAGGCGCATAAGCGGCATCTTCAGGCTCATCGCTTAGCAAAGCCAAGGCACAAGTCAGCAGATTTGCCACCGGCGCCGCAGGCGGTTTACGCACCAGCGTAGCCACCAATGCATCCGCCCGACCTAAGGCGCGTAACGTGCGGTAGGCAATATCCTGAATTGCCCCGCGGGCCGCAGGAACCTCAATCGTTGCAAATAACGCCGCAAGCGCTGCCGGCAATGCCGTCCCAGCGCGCACAGCAGCAAGCGCGCGGGCCGCATGATTGAGGGCAAAAGCAAGGGAATCTGGAGCAAGCTGCATAAAAAATAAAGATAGACCGTATTGTGGGTATTAAATGGGTGTGTTATTGGTTCAAATTAGTGGTCGCGGCGTTTGTTATGAGTTGCAATGATTGCCCCCTCAAACCACAAAACGCTGCCCTTCTCGCAACGTAAAACCCTTTAGAAATTCACCTACCGGAAGCCTTTTCCCACCTGGCTTTTGCCACTGCGTCACACGCAGCGCATCAGCGCCACACGCAATCGTCACCGCATTGGCTGTAATTTCAATGATTTCTCCCGGCATCGCCACTTTGTGTGCGGCAACAGGCGCTGCTTCCCATATTTTAAGTGGTTCGTCATCAAGCATGGCAAACGTGCCTGGGAACGGGTCAAAAGCACGCACCTGACAAGCAAGCCTCTTAGCTGGCAGCTGCCAATTAAGCCTCGCCTCGTGTTTGCTGATCTTTTGCGCATAAGTTACGCCCTCAACAGGTTGCGGTGTTGCGAGTAACTTACCTTGCTCGGCCAGTAGGCGTAACTCTTCAACGATGAGTTGCGCACCTAATGACGCCAATTTGTCATGCAAGGTTGCTGCCGTATCTGCGGGTGAAATGGGTATTTGCGCACGACTTAACATAGGCCCCGTATCAAGCCCCGCATCCATTTGCATTAGTGTAATGCCGGTTTGCGTGTCACCCGCGGCAAGTGCGCGTTGGATTGGCGCCGCCCCACGCCAGCGCGGGAGCAAAGAAGCATGAGCATTGAGACAACCGTGCCGAGCAATATCGAGCACTGTTTGCGGCAGCAGCAAGCCATATGCCGCAACCACCATGACCTCATGCGGGATTGAATGCAAACGATCCAATGCAGCCGCCGCTTCAAGCGGAAATTTACCATCCGTGCGTAGTGATGCCGGTTGGATAACGGCCAAGCCTTGTTCAAGGGCAAACTGCTTAACCGGGCTGGCCGTGAGCTTCATGCCACGGCCCGCTGGCCGATCAGGCTGCGTCAGTACAAGCGGTACCGCAAAACCTGCCGCATGAATAGCCGCGAGGATCGTCGCAGCAAATGCCGGCGTACCGGCAAAAATCACTTTTAAATTCTGAGACATGAAAACAGCGCCTTTAGAGGTTCACACGATGATAAGCGCTGACCGCTACGAATACCGCTCAAATTGGATAATGCCCGACGCGCGCCATTTCCATTAAACGCGCCACCCGCTCTTCAACCTCGGGGTGAGTCGAAAAAAGGCGCGCAAGCGAAGCGCCTGAGAGAGGGTTCATAATCATCATCTGCGCTGTCGCCGGATGAGATTCAGCTGCCGCAAAGGGAACGCCCTTTGCATAGTGATGAATCTTTTCAAGCGCTAAGGCCAATGCTTGCGGCTCACCCGAAATGAGGGCGCCGCCCCGGTCGGCTTCAAATTCACGCGCTCGAGAAATAGCCATTTGAATCAGCGCCGCAGCCAAAGGCGCAAAAATAGCCACAGCAATGCTGGCTAACGGATTGGTCGGACGGCCATGCTCATCACGCCCGCCAAAGAACATGGCGAAATTGGCCAAGGCCGAAATCGCCCCCGCCATCGTGGCAGAAAGCGTTGATAATAAGATATCGCGATGCTTCACATGGGCTAGCTCATGTGCCATCACGCCGCGGATTTCGCGCTCAGACAAAATCCGCAACAGCCCGGTAGTCGCGGCGACCGCTGCATGTTGCGGATTACGCCCAGTCGCAAAAGCATTCGGCGCAGCTTCATCAATCAAATAGACACGTGGCATCGGCAGCTCAGCGCGTATCGCCAGTTCACGCACCATTCGGTAGAACTGTGGCGCGCTGATTTCATCGACTTCCTGCGCGTTGTACATGCGCAGCACCATTTTGTCAGAGAACCAATAGGAAAAAAAGTTCATGATGAGCGCAAATGAGAACGCAATCACCATCCCTTGCTGGCCACCAATCATCGCGCCAACAGCAATAAATAGGCCCGTGATAGCGGCCATTAATAGGGTTGTTTTGATCCAATTGAACATCACGATATCCTCTTATGCAAATGCCACAATACGCTCGTTGCGCGCAGTACTCAAATCATCACCTTCTTTCACAGCACAAGATATGGGTCCCCAATGAGCGCTTTGCAAGGTCACCGCCATTTTCTACCTTTGATTCTTATCAACGCTTAATTCGCGCCGCAAATAGGCGCGAAAGCGTTCATTGTCATCACCCATCCGGCCACCACGCCAGATTTCTTGCCACTCGGCGGGCGAGAAACCGGCCAAGCGATGGTCTGCTTTATCCAGTATAAGTGCCGCCTGGCAAGGCGTTGCCCTCAAAGCTGCGGTTTGTAGCGGCTTAACGCCAATAAAATAATGCAGCATAGCCCGCTCCGATTCGCCAACATTAAACACCGCCAGACAATCATACTGCTTAGGCAATGCCATCTGTAATGCCTTAAACGCACTCCGATAGCTACGGGCCTCATTAAACCAGGGCAGCAACACCGTATGCAGCAGCCCCCAAACTAGCGTTATGCCAGCAAAGCTAGTGGCAATTGCACCAAGGCGCACACGCCAAACAATTGCACAGACCCATAGTCCGCTTAAGCTGAGACCCGCCAATAGCCAGCCTAGACTGAACGGCAGAACATAGTCCAGCGGCAACCAACGCGCGAATAAAGCCGGCATTAACTGACCGCGGCCAGCCAACAACGCCCCCCAACAGAG
Encoded here:
- the htpX gene encoding zinc metalloprotease HtpX, coding for MFNWIKTTLLMAAITGLFIAVGAMIGGQQGMVIAFSFALIMNFFSYWFSDKMVLRMYNAQEVDEISAPQFYRMVRELAIRAELPMPRVYLIDEAAPNAFATGRNPQHAAVAATTGLLRILSEREIRGVMAHELAHVKHRDILLSTLSATMAGAISALANFAMFFGGRDEHGRPTNPLASIAVAIFAPLAAALIQMAISRAREFEADRGGALISGEPQALALALEKIHHYAKGVPFAAAESHPATAQMMIMNPLSGASLARLFSTHPEVEERVARLMEMARVGHYPI
- the fmt gene encoding methionyl-tRNA formyltransferase gives rise to the protein MSQNLKVIFAGTPAFAATILAAIHAAGFAVPLVLTQPDRPAGRGMKLTASPVKQFALEQGLAVIQPASLRTDGKFPLEAAAALDRLHSIPHEVMVVAAYGLLLPQTVLDIARHGCLNAHASLLPRWRGAAPIQRALAAGDTQTGITLMQMDAGLDTGPMLSRAQIPISPADTAATLHDKLASLGAQLIVEELRLLAEQGKLLATPQPVEGVTYAQKISKHEARLNWQLPAKRLACQVRAFDPFPGTFAMLDDEPLKIWEAAPVAAHKVAMPGEIIEITANAVTIACGADALRVTQWQKPGGKRLPVGEFLKGFTLREGQRFVV
- the rsmB gene encoding 16S rRNA (cytosine(967)-C(5))-methyltransferase RsmB codes for the protein MQLAPDSLAFALNHAARALAAVRAGTALPAALAALFATIEVPAARGAIQDIAYRTLRALGRADALVATLVRKPPAAPVANLLTCALALLSDEPEDAAYAPFIVVDQAVHAVSTQRDARPMKGLVNAVLRNFLRSRDTLLAQIMSNPVARWNYPLWWIDQVRAAWPAAWQNILLTGNTHAPMTLRVNQRRSTVAAYLEVLHAANIPAVAAGPSAVRLLRALPVERVPGFMQGVVSVQDASAQRAAALLEVHNGMRVLDACAAPGGKTGHLLELADIDLVALEADQARAQRINENLNRLRLTATVCIGDAGTPKEWWHGQLFDRVLIDAPCSASGIVRRHPDIRWLRRSTDLTALANEQRRILAALWPLLKTGGELLYATCSIFPTEGELQAQWFESKQQDAVRLTAPGQLLPSTTLPGSDSNTDDHDGFFYARFRKQ